The Engraulis encrasicolus isolate BLACKSEA-1 chromosome 3, IST_EnEncr_1.0, whole genome shotgun sequence genome segment TCTGAGTGAAAAGAAGACTTAAACGTCCAATAAACGGAGCTGTCTTACTCTCTAAGAAAAGATGGTTTGCTTTTTAGATTTGAAATCAGCAGTGCACTAACGAATATGTGTGTTAACATTGGGAATTGAGCAGAAAGGAATTCTCTGAGCTACTATGGGTTTGCCAAATGAAGAAGATGAGCATTTTACACATTTGAACAATAACTGTCTATTTACCTAATGATCGTTACTGTGGCATAATTTATCCCTTATACAACAATTAATACAACGGTAATTATCAAGCTATCTCATTCTCACCTTATCCTGTATAATTTGAATCAAGTTATCAACACAGAGCTAACTAGTGACAACTGAAAGATAAATACCTCATACCAAAGCAGAAAAGAAGAAACAGTCACATTTGAACCCTCAGGCAAAGTAAATATGCCTTTGAGTGAGCAGGCATctttgtctgtgtggtgtgtacgtgtgtttggtaaaatctgcagtgtagcctactgttaAAGGTGTAGCCTAGTTGACAAGTTTTTCCCCTTTAACTGCATTTTGAAAGAACACGAAATAGATTATTTTTGGCTAAACAATATTTCCAAGCCTGTAATGCCACTTCCCTGTTCTGTTAGAAACAATCAGATGGTATTAATGGATATTGTGTTATACGTTAACCAATCAGAGGGTATTACTGCCTGTTGTCAACTACATTTCAGCTGTTTCATGAATCCCTGTCTTGATTTACTGGACTGGAATCTACGATGAGACTTTCCCTAGACGCCTGTCACTCTAAATATTTGAGTCTTGTTCACAAGTTTGTCCACAAAGGGTTTGGAGGATGTATGCAGTTTGGGGGATGTATGCAGTTTGGCTGATGACAAATGTAGCTGTAGCAACTTTAGCTGTTCTGATCATTCATTTAGTAATTCTGAAATCCCAGAATTCAGAACTATATACAGATGGCAAAAAACTTGCCAACGACTCGACGACGTAGCAGAGTTAAATTCCACTTTCTAATTGCGCGTTCATGTAGCTCTCGGAATTATGATAAATACCAAACGCTGACATGGGAAACACACATGAACCCCACCCaagtggtattttccactggagaACTGGTTGAAAATTTGTATATGCGAGTTTCCGAAACTCGTTTCCGAGAGGACATGAAAGCacaataagtgttgaattaacaaggcagaatttacggtgtgtgtgtgtgtgtgtgtgtgcacatatatgGCAAAAtttacggtgtgtgtgcgtgtttgtgtgttatgcCTTGCTCATAGTGCATTGCTCATAGTGTTGCTAGTCCAGTAGTTGTTGCGTCTGGATGCTGAGCCTTGAGAGCTCTCTGCCGGGCGGCTGCATCTCTGAAGGTGTCCAGCGATGGACCCACCTGCCAACACAAACATAGTttagttaactgtgtgtgtgtgtgtgtgtgtgtgtgtgtgtgtgtgtgtgtgtgtgtgtgtgtgtgtgtgtgtgtgtgtgtgtgtgtgtgtgtgtgtgtgtgtgtgtgtgtatttgtgtgtatttgtgtgtgagaacaTGCACTACACTGAACAGTGTATGTCCGCACTGAATCTGTAAATTCTACCTCTCTTGCGTAAATGTATGTATGCTAATTAAAAATCCATAGATAGACACAGATGTGGTAAAAGAAGCAACTGTCCAACTGCTTGCAGTCACGTTCACTTTGAACCGTCCAATTTCAGATAATGTAACGGAACCAAGTctgtcatatactgtacacatttgGGTCATGTTGCATGCAGTCAGACATAGTGTAAGaagacacatactcacacatcgCGTTGCATGCAGTAAGGCGTTAGAATGTgatgtaagaacacacacacacacacacacacacacacacattgataaatGTCCTGACCTGCTGAAAGCGAGGCAGTTTCCACAAGGGGGCGCTCTCTACAGGTGGCTGACTCTTCCGCAGCACTGACGCTCGAGTGTCCTGGACTCTCCCCAGCTtccgctatcacacacacacacacacacacacacacacacacacacacacacacacacacacgtgtgcgtatgggtggttgacatgacgtggCCTTTTTTGTTCCCCTATGTCAAAGTTATGTAATTTTTATAAAAAGGTGCTAAaaactgtgtttatgttgttcaGAATGTGCAGTTGTATAAGTTCATATAAATCACTCGCTACATTAATAATCAATATATTCACAATTTAGAGCCAAAGTAGAAAAAGTTCATATGGTGTGACGGTTCCAATCCATTTCCCATGAAAATGTACTCCTTTTCTGTATATTCAGTCATGTAATTATAGCCAAGACATACATTGTTGAGCCTATTTAGTGAATATTTCAGGCATTATACAATTAAAGCCACCATTAACTGAAACATTTTGGTCCCAAAATTGatatcatatggtgtgacacCTTATTTCAATTTTTGAACGGTTAATTGTCTCAACACCTTTGCCAAGTGGTGGTTCCTCATTCTTTCAGGAAGAACAATAACACCTCAGAAGGACATTGACAGCTACAAGATGAGTTTTAGCTCTTCATAATGTCCCAAAAAAAGTTTATCCGACAACAGTGCTCCAGTTCTATGTTGCGTGTCTTCTGGTGTGACAcattttacacaaaaataaacacatattttttcGTCAATATAACCTTGAAAACTGTCTTGTCATATTGCATTTAGCATGGTTTCACATGGCTAACATGAATACACATTGCTTAATCTTGTGAAATAAGGTAATGAAacctcatatggtgtgacaaaatATCATAAGGTGTGATGGTTTTCTTGTCACACCATATTACAattttgtcacaccatatgagatGAGCTTCATTTTAATACATAAATACCacatatatttcatttttcatgGCTAATATTCAGATTTGTTTGATATATTGATGCTTTAAAACATGTAACTGGTGTATATGTATTATTCAGACACCAATATGTCCACAATATCCATACATGAATATGAATTCAGATTGTAGCAGATGGATAGAGATGGCGAGTAAAGAGAGAACCAGAAAATACAGGGAGAGATTGAATGCTGATCctgcgagaagagaggagatcctGAGGAAAAGACGAGAGAAGTAAATGCAAATATTTAAGTTATTTCAAGTAATGTATGCTTTGATATTTGTTTAATGTACATTTATTATTAGCACAAGAATGTTTTTGAGTGGCCACAAAGACGAGACTGCAATATGTCACACCCGGAATGAAATAGTCTGCAgtgttctctcttgctcttgaaATGTGATTGGCTCAAACTCAAGTTTTTTTCAAAAACACCTTTTTTCAGCAAAATATGGcaaccacccactcacacagacacacagatacacatgtgaacacacatgcgcacactcacacacacaacacacacacacacacacacatgctaacacactcTCTGGAACACACTCGTTTATCATAAACTCACACCtgaccgtgcacacacacagacacacacacacacacacacacacacacacacacacacacacacacacacacacacacacacacacacacacacacacactttctctctctctctctctctctctctctctctctctctctctctctctctctctctctctctctctctctctctctctctctctctctctctcaccttgctGTCTTGTCCCTGCATGGTTGTGTGCTTGTCGAGCTGCTGCTGTATCCAGCGCTGACGGTACTGCTGCTGCAGAAGCTCACCAATGGGAGTGGAGGggctgcaggaggagagagacagagagagagagaaagagagagagagagagagagagagagagagagagagagagagagagagaaagagagaaagagagagagacagacagtatgAGGTGGTAATGATTCAATTAAATATAAAATACTTACTTGATGTGGACATAGTGAAATGACTTTGACAGACAGATGCATTTGTATGATTGTGAATTCAACACGAGGTAATGGCATTTCCATCAACTCAACgacgtaacatattaaaaaaacacatttaagaaaaaaacatttaaagcgtgtgtgtgtgtgtgtgcgcgcgcgcacagaggCGTTTggctaaagtagtgtttctcaacgggggctctacagctccCCATGGGTCGTTGGAGAGCCCCGGGTGGGTGTTGAGATATATAGCTGTGCGTGGGCGGTGCTTTGTTGCCATTGGCGGAATTAGTCCATTTCCTTTTTTAAACTAAGGGGGTGTTTgcaggcatatgatgaggtcaagggggcattggaaggcttatgatgaagtctgggggcgtttattcaataaagcttgagaaccactgagctaaagcacaaaaaaaacactctactCCTATCACTGCCTCTTCTCCACCTGAGACGAGAAGATGGCTCTTTAATGTATACACTGAGTTATTACACGTCATGTTTAACACCGACAGCCAGCATTGCCTGTCTTTACAGTAGACATTTTAATGAACAATttaatgtacatacacacacacacacacacacacacacacacacacacacacacacacacacacacacacacacacacacacacacacacacacacacacacttcatcttatCTTAAGTTACAATGTACATCTTATCTTGTAATGTTCCCCTTTCTCTCCGACACACTGCTCTTGACATGCTGTCCTGCTCACTCAAAGGAAGCAGGCGCTGTACCGTGTAGTGTGACTGTGCTGTGTTTCTGAGTCTGTCAGTATGCATCTGATCAAGCGCCTGTTCTGcactactcgtgtgtgtgtgtgcgtgtgcgtgtgtgtgtgtgcgtgtgtgtgtgtgtgtgtgtgtgtgtgtgtgtgtgtgtgtgtgtgtgtgtgtgtgtgtgtgtgtgtgtgtgtgtgtgtgtgtgtgtgtgtgtgtgtgtgtgtgtgacgtgtgtgtgtgtgtgtgtttaggggagtGTGAAAGAGAATAAGGGTCGGTGTGTCTTTTTGTCAACGCACTCTCATCTCTGTACACACCTATAAACACGTGATAAAAGGTTctgtcaaacagacacacacacacacgcatacaaaaacTAAAGAACGCTCCCAGGGGACTTCCATTTACACCTTACAGCATGAGACTTCAGAGTAGTATGcactggtacgtgtgtgtgtgtgtgtgtgtgtgtgcgtgtgcgtgtgtgtgtgtgcgtgtgcgtgtgcgtgtgtgcgtgtgcgtgcgcgcgtgcatacaaCAGAAATCCAAATAAAAAGCATCTCCATCAAGTCCAATTAGACAAATCATgttcacagacatgcatacatacaaactTCCCCCTTtgtgaagacgtgtgtgtgtgtgtgtgtgtgtgtgtgtgtgtgtgtgtgtgtgtgtgtgtgtgtgtgtgtgtgtgtgtgtgtgtgtgtgtgtgtgtgtgtgtgtgtgtgtgtgtgtgtgcgcgtgcacacgtgtgtgtatgtgtgtgcacatgcttgtgtgtgtgtgtgtgtgtgtgcatgtgtgtgtgtgtgtgtgtgtgcatgtgtgtgcgtgtgcgtgtgtgtgcatgcaatgcatgcgtgtgtgtgtgacagagaaagaaagggagagagcctGACCGAGTGCAGATGCCAAAGGTGATGTCGGGGGGCAGGACTGCAGGCATGGCTCTCCTCTGGGGGGCGCGGGGCGGCGCCGGGCGCCGCAGGTCGTGGGTGGCGTGGTACTGCTGCAGCTCCTTGGCCGTCACCAGGCCCGACTTCACCCCCTCGCGGTTCAGGGCCACAAAGTCCTTCTCTTGCCTGCGCGGCAGCCCGGAGTGGCGGGTCTCCACCGCCGGGCAGTACCAGCTGGAGATGGCTGTAGGCGGAGGGGTGGGAGAAGCGTAGGGGATGGGTGGGGATTTACATTGGAATAGGAGACAAATGAATATATAAGTGCAATCAGAGCTGGCCGCGAATAGATGTGCAAAGAtggacaaaaagacaaacagagagcattgcaatacctggccaaattagaagacaagacaagacaagacaagacaagacaagacaagagaacccaagacaagggaggaggagaggagtgtaaagagaagggagaggaagggtgaTGAATCTAGACtagagaagaggagtgaaaagaagaaaagagagaaaacggTGAAAAGGAAAGAGGGGAACGGACAACATGGGAGGGGAAGAAGCACACTGATGTGTAATCGATGTGTAGAATAGTGTTCATGTGTAATATAACaactcccactgtgtgtgtgtgtgtgtgtgtgtgtgtgtgtgtgtgtgtgtgtgtgtgtgtgtgtgtgtgtgtgtgtgtgtgtgtgtgtgtgtgtgtgtgtgtgtgtgtgtgtgtgtgtgtgtgtgtgtgtgtgttaccttcagcTACCCCTCCATCCTGAATGGTGGTCACCATCCCATACACAAAGTCTGACCCTGGGCAGCTCAGACCCTTTGACTTGGATCTTCCCAGGGAggcctgtatcacacacacacacacacacacacacacacacacacacacacacacacacacacacacacacacacacacacacacacacacacacacacacacacacacagttacataatGGAGGAGCTATCTGGATTGACTGCTATACACAGCACATCGGCAAAAGGatcagttgtttgtgtgtgtgtgtgtgtgtgtgtgtgtgtgtgtgtgtgtgtgtgtgtgtgtgtgtgtgtgtgtgtgtgtgtgtgtgtgtgtgtactcgttatttactctttatatatataacaaaaactaacccctctttgcaactgcacttgttgttctgtatatctcctgtgcactttgtatttgcttgtgatgttggcttgattatgtcctcttttgaaagtcgctttggttataaagcgtctgccaaatgcaatgtaatgtaatgtaatgtaatgtcccaggcccagggagaaagatggcccagaattgggtcctcattatattacatgtattgggtgggggggtctttcagattactttgtcctggacctgCCAAAAGCTTTCAGCAGCCCTGCTTGCAGGAACTGTAAAGCGCGAGTAAGTGTTGTAAATTGATAACCTCATAATGAAGCTCCTTAAGAGTTTCTCAGGTAATAggttatagcctgattatcatcgactttcaaatctctttgagacttggtctgaccgagagcataacaattaacatttcccaaacggcatggttgacccgcctcccttgattgtttgcttcccaacaaagtgggaggagttcccgatttttccggagctcagagactatatttgtattgctcctggcctgacaagcagcaatgctgaaggtgtttcgtcactaggagggcgcggcctggttAAATAGGTTGTGCAGTGTGCGCTGCACTGCTGGTAACCCCCATGGTTCAGCAGTCAAACAAACTagcatagtttccttccaacacaggcgaTTTCCCCGAGTAATTGGTCTACCGGTCTTGAGTCCTACTTATGTTGGATCAAATTTTTGGCAaggttttttactttctgaacacgGGATAGACACCTCTGTGTTGCTAAATGAATGActgaattaatcaatcaatcaatcgatcaatcactcagtcaatcaatcaatgactGAATGACAGCTTTCTTTCCGTCCCTGGGCTGCAGCCGTCAGCTCTGCTGCCTGAGGCGTAGCTTGCACCTGACAGACGTCTGCTGtcacatcatcatcctcatcctcgcaTCCTCACACACATGAAAGCAGCACACGGGCGGCCGCCGCCACGGCTACAGCACACATGCTAATTACTGTACGACGCCTCTTAAAACGCTAGCATTAGCATAACAGATTCAAAGCGAATACCCCGATGAGAGGAGCGATGAGAGTGATTGTCACCACATGGAGAAATCTGCAGCGTTTCAACACACATCAGTCAGGCACGCTGAGAGGTTGATATTTCCTTAAACATACAAGtgtgcgagtgcacacacacacacacacacacacacacacacacacacacacgcacacgcacacgcacacacacacacacacacacacacacacacacacacacacacacacacacacacacaaagtttgtcttgtcttgtcctatCAGTGTTTGGAGAcaggagtgagacagagaggcaaAGGCTGCTTCTCTTCACAACAGTTTGTCTTCCCTCCACATTGCAACATGGCTTGCACCTCTGGGacagaaatggacacacacacacacacacacacacacacacacacacacacacacacacacacacacacacacacacacacacacacacacacacacaataaggatgTAGCAGATGATCTGAAGCGAGATTTCTCATAGAGCAAAGTCAGAAGTGCCTTCTAAACAGCTGAAACGACTTTGGAAAAATATTTGTCAGTTGAAAAATACTTAGTAGGCTATTGGTTTAAATTAAGCTCCGGGCAGCCATCTTAGCTCTGCACTCATCACTGCGCAACCAATGAAAGAGTCTTGCTGGAAAGATAGCCAACTCTACATACTGACTATGACCACAATACCAGGGCCTTACAAGTAAAATCAAATTCCCAGCTCTCAACTCATCTCTCCCTgctactcactccctctctttcgccACAGTTAAAATATAGGCAAATAAGTTATCTCCCAAAATAAAGCTGTGCGTATAATACTACATTCATAATACAATACTAACTT includes the following:
- the cfap77 gene encoding cilia- and flagella-associated protein 77, translating into MESPHIGVVRDSMLTNPRLIRASLGRSKSKGLSCPGSDFVYGMVTTIQDGGVAEAISSWYCPAVETRHSGLPRRQEKDFVALNREGVKSGLVTAKELQQYHATHDLRRPAPPRAPQRRAMPAVLPPDITFGICTRPSTPIGELLQQQYRQRWIQQQLDKHTTMQGQDSKRKLGRVQDTRASVLRKSQPPVESAPLWKLPRFQQVGPSLDTFRDAAARQRALKAQHPDATTTGLATL